One genomic region from Sphingobacterium sp. UGAL515B_05 encodes:
- a CDS encoding methyltransferase domain-containing protein — protein MKEKFIDRKDQQANKIFERRTLSSDYRTIIPLLSPGMEILDVGCGTGTLTNEVASYIGDGTITGLDNTPSFIDSGNELYGSTQNLNLVCSNIFDYQPPHPFDLIITARTMQWLSDIPRALGLFKSWLKPGGQISILDYNHTAIEWNPAPPESMLTFYHTFLKWRADAGMNNRVADEVAALLQEAGFHSVQVIHADQTYKKGEANFDTNLAIWNKVAQSRQMVTEGYISDELRLQAIAEYSQWIETEATSMTLKMNDVRAKV, from the coding sequence ATGAAAGAGAAATTTATCGACAGAAAAGATCAACAGGCCAATAAGATATTTGAAAGAAGAACATTATCCTCCGATTATAGAACGATTATTCCCTTACTGTCTCCTGGCATGGAAATCTTGGACGTAGGCTGTGGTACTGGAACGCTCACCAATGAGGTAGCAAGCTATATCGGCGACGGAACGATAACCGGGCTCGATAATACACCGTCTTTTATCGACAGTGGCAATGAGCTTTATGGTAGCACCCAAAATCTGAACCTGGTCTGCAGCAATATTTTTGATTATCAGCCTCCACATCCGTTCGACCTGATTATAACAGCGCGCACCATGCAATGGTTAAGTGATATTCCCCGGGCATTGGGCTTATTTAAATCCTGGTTAAAACCCGGAGGACAAATCTCAATTTTAGACTACAATCACACGGCCATTGAATGGAACCCCGCCCCTCCGGAAAGCATGCTCACATTTTACCATACTTTCCTGAAATGGAGAGCAGATGCAGGTATGAACAATCGTGTTGCTGATGAGGTCGCTGCACTGCTCCAAGAAGCAGGCTTCCATTCGGTTCAGGTTATCCATGCCGATCAGACCTACAAAAAAGGAGAAGCAAACTTTGATACCAATCTGGCCATCTGGAACAAAGTCGCCCAATCGCGACAAATGGTTACGGAAGGGTATATCTCCGACGAACTTCGCTTACAGGCTATCGCCGAATACAGCCAATGGATCGAGACAGAAGCGACAAGCATGACACTTAAAATGAACGATGTACGGGCTAAAGTATAA